The genomic segment GATCCCATTTCCCCAGAAACTGCGATACAAAGTTTAGACAGATGTGGAATGTTGTGTCCAGAAACCCCCTATCTGAAGCTCTACACCTGGGTTGGAAATCTAGGCTGCTTCTCAGTATCAAAGTGACTTACAGATCCTCAAGGCTAGaggaatatttcatttttttactgtAATAATTTCTAATAGCAAAGTTTCTGATAGTTTATAATATTAAGGAACAAAATTCTTCAGTGAGTCAAAAGGCAGTAGTCACTCAAAGAATGGAATTAAGACACTTTGCAGCTTATCCAAGGGGAAAAAACATTGTTTCCTCTTAACTTTACAGCTGGCTTTACCCATGTCTTTCATTCCAATCCAAAGAATCGCTAGGCAGATTTTGACCAGCAAAGCtaagttttcctttttcaatGTCAGTTGGAATGTTcagtgtttgcttttattttttggagacagagtcttgctctgttgccaggctggagtgcagtggcacgatctcggctcactgcaacctctacctcctgagttccagcaattctgcttcagcctcctgaatagctgggactacaggtgtgcaccacaatacccaggtaatttttgtatttttagtagagatggtttcaccatgttggtcaggatggtcttgatctcttgacgtcatgatccacctgccttggcctttccaaagtgctgggattacaggagtgagccactgtgccccgccagtGTTTGCTTTTTATAGATGTAAGTACTGAGAGACCTGGGCCACCTAAACTCTGGGCATGagggagttatttttttttttaagagatgggggctccctctgtcacccaggctggagtacagtggtgtaatcatagctcaccacagcttcgaactcctggcttaagtgatcctctcgcctcagcctcctgagttgctgagactgCAGGCTCGTGTCACCATGCATGGCTGTTTTTACTGttactttttgtggagacaggatcttgctctgttgcccaggctggtctcaaactcctagccccaagccatcctcccatctcagcctcccaaagtgctgggattacaggcatgagccactgtgcccagccatgaaaGAAATGTTGGTATAGCCTTGCCATTTTGGACCACCTTCCAAGTTATATGCTAAAATAAACAGAGTAACTTTGTATCATATTTAGCAATCTGTTCACTGAAAATACTTTTGGACCCTTTTTCAACTTTATTGAAAGCAAGAATGAAAGCACCGTACTTGCATGTGAGTGTGTCAGAGCTACACCGGTATTCCAGATGCCCCTCTATTTGGCACCCCATATGTTTTCACACTTGGGGATGAGGTATCACTGTAAAATTTGAGATGGGTGAGGGGTGCAGCTTTTGTAAGGTGGAAGAAGGGTGAATGTGGAAAGGGGCATTTGAAATCACTTTCTTAAGTAAGAGAAGAGGTGGCAACTGAGGATCTGGGAATTCCCTAAACACTCCCCACGCCTGGCGGTAATTCCTGGATAACCACATACTGGCCAGGAGGTTTCTGGAAGTCAGTGCTTAGCATGTGGCGGTGGAGGTGGGGGGCGGTAGACGGACTGGAGATACCGTGTAGTCTGGGCTGTTCATTAAGTGGCGCTCTGTTGACAGAACAGAGCATTTGAGGGCTAAGGCAGTCACGATTTGTAATCTGtcaagaataaataatataaatgaattgcaTTGAGGAAatgccttttccatttttaattgtgCTCAACTGGTTTTCTTATTAATAATGCACTAGAAAGTCCTGCTTTTGCTTCTTACTCATAGTTTTTTCCCCCCCTTTCCAAAGTGGTTTTCCTTGGAGGAAACAAAAGtccatgatttttcttttttctcctttttttttctttctcttttttctactttctaacTACAGCTCAGAGGCTCATCAGAAAATCAAACGGATGGTTTGAGAGGCTTGTGGACTCAGCTGAAATCCTGGTGGTCTGATGTGcacaagtatttttttctcttgtcctcAGTACTACCTGCGAATGCTgctataatgttttatatatatatatatatatatatatatatgagtgtatgtaacacaaaatacatatacacacaaaaaacattttttctctgtgtgtatatacacagaaaaaaagtatgtatatatatacatgccaaacacatatatatacataaaacatatatatatatatatatataatacatctgtaacacatatatatgtgtattctaAACTTACCATTTCAATGAGTTTGACAGTATAGTCCCCAAATACACTTCACTTGCACAGGTTCTCAggatttgaaaaaacaaaatacgCTTTGCAGTCATGTCTCTTAAGCCTTGAAATAACATTCTTCTTTATGGCACATACATTCTAGACAATTGCTTCTCAAAATTCCCATAGTAACAGAGGCCAGTCCATAGTGAAGCGTTATAAATGGAGTTGTCAGAAACTAGATGAAAGAAGTGGGCATAAAAATTCAAACTACTGGACTTATGAGAATTTGGGTTTTACTTTGGATATCACTTAAGAAATCAGTGCTTGCTGATTTCTTGCTGATCAGGGCATTTATTTTGCTAACGTGTAGTTCATAGCTGCTGTATTTGCTTCTTCTCTTTCAGGTTTCATTTCCAGGGACCCTGTGGAACGACTCTTCCTGAAGCCCTTGCCCCTCATGAAAATGAAACTGTTTCTTAAGTATCCTGGGCAAGAAGGAAATTATATCTAAGAACTAGGCCACACGCAGAGAAGAAATGGTCTTATGGGTGGTGAGCTGAATATTGAACAATCTAAAAATATCCTCTTATTCCCTAGCTGGAATCCAACCTGTTGATAAGTGATGGGGGTTTGGAAGTAGCAAGAGCACCCACATTCAGAAGTTACAGGACTGTAAAGTTAATGCATATTATTTGGTTTGAACTGAAAAGTAAGATATCTTTGATGTGTGTGGTTGATTATTGAGAGGGAAAAATTTAGTAAATTAGATTGTCTTAAAAAATACCGTTATCCtggttatatttttgttatttaggcAAGGTGTAGAAGTCGAGGGGTAAAAAccttttaattgtaatttttgcATGAGTTTCAGTAGAAAATGAAATCACTCTCTATAGTAGGTAATTTATTGTATAAAGACGTTACCCCAGGATATGGCTTTACTGGAGGCTCTTTAACCTTGTTTGGCTACATTACCTCAGTGAACAAGGGGCAGCTCACAATAGGAACTCATGcaaagaaggaagagaacagTAGAGATGGGCAGACTGGGATGGGGTTAGGGGTAAGGCGCCTGAAGTTCGCCTGAGTgggaatttttaaagtattaaaggactttgggccgggcacggtcgctcacacctgtaatccgagcagtttgggaggcaggtggatcacttgaggtcaggagtttgagaccagcctgaccaacatggtgaaaccctgtctctattaataatacaaaacttagccgggtgtggtggcacgcgcctgtaatccaagctactcaggaggctgaggcaggagaatcgcttgaacttgggaggcggaggttgcagtgagccgagatggcgccactgcagtccaacctgggtgactccggctcaaaaaaaaagacttctacCTGGCGGACTGCGGCAGTGGAGCGAAGTCGGTACAAATGCATGGCAGGTGTGAAACAGCTTGATCTGTTCAACGAGTGATGAATCATTTAGTATCGTGTAGTAGGTAGGAGGAGAGAAACACGGCGATCACAAAGCGTCATGTTTGTCAACAAATAAAATACACGTGGAAAAATAGTGTACGTTTGTGTATGTACCACAGAACTCTAGGTGCATTCTCTAGGGCACGGCGAAGCCGTTCTTTCAGGTTTGCTCAGCATTTGCCGCGGCCAGCCCGGCACCAGGAAGGGCGCCGCTTCCACAGGGCCCGCGGGGCCGGGGCAGGCTGAGGGCGCCGGGCACCTCTGTGCAGATTTCTTTAGAGTCGAGGTCTGTGGCCCTCGTCATCGACGACGACAGCAGGATCTGCTAAAGTGTCTCTCTTCCCAGGAAACGCCACCTCCTCCGAAGTGCGGAGCGAACGCCGCCGAATCTACAAACACCTACAAGCTGGATCCACTCGGCGGAACCCAGGGCCAAAAAACGGCGGCGAGAAGCGTCCCAGGCCCGCGGTTACCCGTTTTCCGAGCACCGGACTGCGTGAGTCGCACCAGCCCTGTCTTCGCCATCCCAGCCGAGGAGGACAACGCGAGGGCTCTTCGCTGCCTTTGAAACCAACCCCACCGCTAGCCGCACTCGCCGGCAGAACGTTTTCAGTGGGACCAAGCGGCTCCCGGGCGGCCTCCGCAGACCACGTGTAAAGAAACACGCCTACTGGCCATAGGCCTCGCCCTCGCTCCGCGCGTGCGCCCCGCCCTGAGAGCCTCCGAACCTGCAGGGGGCGATGAAAGTCTGCTCGCGCTCAGCTTGTAGCTGCTTCCGGGTCAGAGATCAGACGGTTCGGCGCAGCGTAGGCCATGGTGCAGCTCCGACCGCGCGCGTCTCGAGCCCCGGTGTCCGCGGAGGCGATGGTGGACGAGGGCCAGCCGGCCTCCGAGGAGGAGGCGGAGCACGGGCTGTTGCTCGGGCAGCCCAGCAGCGGCGCGGCCGCGGAGCCGCTAGAGGAAGACGAGGAGGGAGACGAGGAGTTTGACGACGAGGCCCCGGAGGAGCTGACTTTCGCCTGCGCCCAGGCGGAAGCGAGAGAAGAGGAGCGGCGAGTGCGGGAGACCGTGCGCAGGTTCGGAGCCCGCGGCGGGTCGGGGAGAACAGCCCCTTCTCGTCCCTCCTGTCCTTACCTTTGCTGACTTGTCACCCTTCCTCCCAGGGATAAAACGCTcctgaaggagaagaggaagcgACGCGAGGAGCTGTTCATCGAACAAAAGGTTAGAGGATAGGGAGGAGGCGTCTTAATTAGAACAGCCCGGCTTGGGGAGGATTCCCATGTTGGTTGTAATTTGGGCTGGTAGGATATTGGAGTGGGGAAAAATCACCAAGATTTCCTCTGACAGTGGTGGAAAGATGCTCGGCCTGGGCCTAGCAGTACTTTAGGGGGACGAGGTGGGCGGAGCCCGGAacgtagaggctgcagtgagccgagattgcaccactgcgctccagcctgggcaacagagcgagaccctatctcaaatcttaaaaaaaaaaaaaaaaaaaaaaaaaccatcttctTTACTGTCTACCAACTGAAAATAGGAggttgctgtgaaaattaaatgaggcgATTTTTTGTAAACTGTAAGGGCTGGACAGTGTATGGTTGCTTTGCTGTCTGATACACACCCGCCACAGAGCAGTGGCTCCAAATGGATATTATGTAATTGCTTTCAATTTACAACAGTGACCTGAGGGTTAGAATACCGTGAGCACCCTTTCCACTTTTCATCAAGTCTTTCAGAGAATATGGAATTGGTCCTGAATTTTGTGGACCCAATCCCATAGCTTGGAGGTAGTGGGGCAGTATCCAGCCTAATTCATTTCTTTGCCTAGATGTAGGGCTATTCTTAAAAGTGGTAACTTCAGAAGCAACTCAGGACGTATAATGTACatgactttttattaattttaaatgttttcattcctaagaaaagaaaacttcttcCAGACACTGTTTTAGAGAAGTTAACCACAGCTTCCCAGACCAAGTAAGTAATTAATCTTACATTACTTGCTTATATACACTCATCTTTGAATTACATACTGGCACATTTATTTGAATGCAATAACTGAAGGAATTGCAGATTTAACAGCTACCTTGGTATTTGAACTCCGTGGGAAAGACGGAGGTAACATTTCACTTCttattttgccatttatttttgttcattcccATAGCTGGCTTTTGAATTCCTGATCCCGTGGTGTTCATTCAGTACATTTTGTTAGCTGCCTGTCATTATACTAGGGCAAAGTAGATGGTGGTGAATAAGAAGTGTTTTgaactctctctcttctctgaaaaTTCGATTTTTCCCTTACTTGCCTTACCTGCCACCAACCTGTCCTTCCTCCCTGTTCCTCACTTCATTTAGCAACTTTGGTGTTTTATGGTTTAAAGCCAAAAGCTGTAGTCGTCCTTGGAAATCAGTCAAACCCTACTAAATTTAGCCTTCTAAatagttgtatatttttttctatcctctttctttccccttaatgttttaaatttagaaatttagccacttaggtcagtggttctcaagttTTCAGTAAAAAAACTTTACCAAAAAGTTACTCAGAACTTGAATACATTAAACATGAAAGTAAATCTATTTGGTGGCAAATTCCCTTTCATCTTTTAAAACGAAGCTAAGGTGTCACCTCTGCCTTCTCATTTGCCACCCCCCCCACCTCCCATCACTTCCGCCTTCATGTGGCCTTTCTTCTGTGCAGGCCTTTCTTCTGTACAAGCACTTCTGTATTGTATTCTGtctgtttacatttctctctccATTGGACCACAAACCCCTTGAGGCTGTTCCCTGTCTCCTGTGCCTAAACTATTCAATTAATCCTTTGTGATTTCCCCAAATGAAATGAGGCAGGCCTACTACCATTCACGTCATATTTCAAATACTGTATAACTTAACTGTTTCACTTTAATTCCATAGCATTTTGCTGCTTCTAAAGCCTGCTAATAGGCTTTCAGATCTCAATTACGAAGATCTTCCAATCCTAGTGATACTGGTTTGTTTGATTGAGAGTTGGTGGCAGTGTACCGGGGAGTGACTCTTGCTTTCCAAACTGATGAGAGCTCCTGAGTAGAAATGGAGATACTGGTAATGAAAGGGGGTGTCTTACTCGTAAAGCTAGATGAAATAGTGTGTTTTGAGTAACCTTTGCCATCTGCCATTCCAGtcaatggttttgttttttccccttagCATAAAGACATCGCCAGGAAAGGTGAAAAAAGGTATGATTATGCTGATTTAAGTAACTTCTCATGTAAGTATCACGTGCACTTCAGATGTTTCCAGTCAATTATGGATGGCCCTTAGACAGCAGGGGCCTGGCCAAGGTTAGCTGGAGCCTGTTCCCTGCATGTCATACTGATAAAAACTGCATCCACATTGGTGTGTAGTGGATGCTTAAAGTGAATTCCAGCAaatttcctgatttatttttacatgaattctaactagaaaatgtaattcatttttttagttaatttgcaaaagaaaaatgaagactgcGAAAAAGGAAATGACTCCAAGAAAGTTAAAGTACAGAAAGTACAGTCTGTCAGGTAATGAGTCTTTTGTTTCATTTGGGATGTAAAGATGACCTTTAAGAGAGTTAAAGTATTGGCTaacatgggaaaatattttaattagttaTTAATTTCAGAGTGGATTCTCTGGAAAAATCAGtttggggcatggtggctcacacttgtaatcccagcactttgggaggctgaggcaggtggattgcttaagtccaggatttcaagacctgTCTGGGTGACACGGTAAaaccgtctctataaaaaattttaaaagtaagctGGGCGTGCTGGTATACACCCgtattcccagctgctccagaggctgaggtgggaggatcacttgagcccaggaggaggaggctgcagtgagtcaagattgcaccactgcactccgtcctgagcgacagagcaagaccgtggcccaaaaaaaaaaaaaaaaatcgattttaataaaaaagatcAGTTGAGTACTTTGATCTTGCAGGTGCTGCAGGTTAagttcaaaaacttttttttagtggttttattattgagaaaattttcatttcacCTCTCCCAATAGACAGATAGTTTATTTCAGGATACACTACAGCCTGCTGTCAGCACTCCAGACTTGCCAGCCTGTACTTCTTGAGGCAGTGTAATTTATCTGGCTGCTGAGTGTTCCTCTAGTCACCAACCTTTATGGTGCATGGTGCCAACGTGAAAACAGCCATTCCAATGgaaaggtgttcatagtattgCCAATCatggcagttcttcaaaaggagtcatttttcacaaaattcaacatttccCTGACAATATGGCTTTATCTTCTATTCTTATGGTCTACAGAAGTCACAGAAAAAGTGGCTATTGCCGTTACTGAAATTTTGGTCCATACTATGGACGTGTTTGTAGTGTCTGTCTTGAAGTACACAGGCATTCGTTTTGAGTTGCTTTCAATACAGGCTGGTGGTCCAAATCATCACTTGCTCGGTGTTTTAGCCACAAGATCAAATAGAGAAACAAACGTAAAGCAAAGTGCAAGACCATGCGGGGAATTCATCACAATACGTTGGACTTTCATTTGGCCAAATTTACGTGGCCAAATTGATTTGGAAATCACGCTTTCTATTCTCTTTTATTACGTGTATCAGAAAAATTTCCTGTTAACTAATGTTATGTTTTGACTTTCGGTTTGagtaatttttagtataaatgtcCAGGGACATGTTCTTCAGTTGAGTACATCTGAAAGGCAGATTGTTCAGtcgatccaaaaaaaaaaaaaaaccccaagaatGTGCTCTACTAAAATATGAGTGGTTAGTCTGTTTCTTAAAAGTCCTGTAAGTTAGTTTTATCCTATCTGCATACACAAAATTAGTTTTATCATtatgagacaaatgaaaaaaatattttatttgtaaagcaAGCAGGTAggccgagtacagtggctcatgcctgtaataccagcactctgcgaggccaaggtgggcagaccacaaggtcaggagttcgagaccacttggccaacagggtgaaacctcatctctactaaaaatacaaaattagccaggtgtggtggcagttgctgttaccccagctacttgggaggctgaggcaggagaactgatcccagggaggcagaagttgcagtgagctgagatcgcaccactgcacactccagcctgggcgacagagcaagactccatctcagggaaaaaataaataagcatgtataattttcatttattttaacctTTTATATTAATCAACAGCCAGAATAAAAGCTACCTGGCTGTAAGGCTGAAAGACCAAGATCTGAGAGATGCAAGACAACAGGCAGCACAAGCCTTCATCCATAATTCTTTATATGGGCCAGGAACTAACAGGActacaggtaatttttttatggactatttttctcaccttttactgcaaataaaacaatgaaatgataaTACCTTTCTTTTCTAGTAAATAAGTTCCTGTCTCTTGCTAACAAGAGGTTACCAGTAAAAAGGGCTGCTGTCCAGTTTTTGAATAATACTTGGGGTAAGATCCAGCTTTATTTTGTCTCTAATAGCTTGTTGAATAATGTTCTTTTGAAGGAGATAGTTCATGATTATACTTTTTCCTCTTATAACAGCTCATATATTACTTGTGAAAAATAGGtcaatgtatgtatatatataatgtatgatcTTAATAAGCCCACCCAGTTTTAGTAATTACATtcatataattataaaaacattttgaattatGTTTCTCTAATATTCTTACTTCACAAAACTTTCTATTCTAGGAacccagaaaaaacaaaatgccaaGAGGTTTAAAAGACGGTGGATGGTCAGAAAGATGAAAACTAAGAAGTAAATCAAAGCTAACTGAAGAATCTGTATGTATAGAATTTAATAAATCAttcacaaatcattttaaagGATCACTATAAGAATCATAAACTTATTTGAGGAGGTACTCAACAACACTTCATCCTTCTGGAGTACTGTGCCTTGTGTTGGCAATCCTGGaggagaaaagtttaaaaaggaattgttttctttttaatgcattcAACTGAATTCAAGCCATACCCACACCAGCAACAGCACCTCTTCTACTCTGCCCCCTTGAGGGGTTGGGAGGTGACAAGAATGCAAGGACAGAAAGTAGAAATGGACATTCCAGAAAAGTCTCTTAACTGTAGCCCTTAAGGTATTTGTTCTTAAAGATTCAGTGCACAATATACAGTCAACATAACTTTGAACCAGTCTGCAGATTTGCTTGCTTGGCAAGTCCCATATGCCAtattattaatatgaaaataatgaagTTAATTTCCTGTTGCCTTTCTGTGTCACCCACAGTATCAGGTTTAACCCTAATCCAGGGATGCCAGTAAACTGAAGGCAGTTTTAGGTTGTAGAACTCAGATCAATTGTAGAAACCATTAATTTAAATTGTTCTAATTTTCATATTAATCATAAAAAGTATACAAGTATCTAATATATAAATTCAATTGACACTGTATCTGTAGAAGTAAATTTTTAATGGCTGGTTAATTATATCACTACATTTTATTGCAATATAGTACTCATTTAAGCACTTAAAAATGGAAGGTGTACAAAGATTAAATTAAGACACGGTAAATTGACTAAATATTtggtttttatataaataaaggtCATAACCACACCGTTGACATGTAATACTGTTATAATACAACAGTTAAACTTGTGAGTCTACAACAGAAGTCATCTGTAGTTAAACAGGAAACAAAGCTGAAAAAGACCATGTTAAAACAAAACTACTGGGACTAACAGGTTGGGATTGTAAGTAGCAACATACATATTCACTCAGCTCCTGAGTATTTCAAGTTTTACAGTAcacattaaaaatgatttcttccaTCAACACTATAAATTCAAACTGTCGGATGTTTATGCATTTTGCAAGTTACACTGATTGAATGCTTATATGGGAGTGAGGGTTGGAACATCTCCCAATTTGAAGTTTACATCACCCACATGCTAACACAAACACAACTTGTTCCAtttccttcccctctttcccccctcccccacaaagAAGGCAggatttttggtttcttttattttaaaggatttgtGATGATCAATTTGAACGTCTGAAATTCAGTAATATTTAACTCTTAGACAACTAAGAGgttaaagatggaaaataatttcTCCTAACACTAAGTTAGAAAATCATTTGCATCATGCTGTAAACTAGGAAGCAATGTAAAGCGACAAAAACCTGTCCCcagtacataatttaaaaaatctaaatttcaaaTCAGCAGAGCTGGTCTACTTCCATGTTGACTATATGCCACAATATAAGTGTGAGCTCTTGAAATGCATAGCTAATGTAGGTAGTCTTCCACTGTGGCAAATGCACAGGATCCAATTCCTGATCGAGCCATCAGTCCTAGACATTGTGTGGCCTGTCCCATTGCTAGGGCAAGTGGAGGTTGCTTTGGCAGATTGTGGGTTtctgaggaaaaataatttttaaatgaaaacagcaattagcaaggtatttaaaaaaaaaaagtggaaaatgctacatgactttaaaaattaCCAGTTCCCATACCACTGAAATACAAGCAAACGAAGGTTTCTA from the Saimiri boliviensis isolate mSaiBol1 chromosome 4, mSaiBol1.pri, whole genome shotgun sequence genome contains:
- the NOL7 gene encoding U3 small nucleolar RNA-associated protein NOL7, which codes for MVQLRPRASRAPVSAEAMVDEGQPASEEEAEHGLLLGQPSSGAAAEPLEEDEEGDEEFDDEAPEELTFACAQAEAREEERRVRETVRRDKTLLKEKRKRREELFIEQKKRKLLPDTVLEKLTTASQTNIKTSPGKVKKVNLQKKNEDCEKGNDSKKVKVQKVQSVSQNKSYLAVRLKDQDLRDARQQAAQAFIHNSLYGPGTNRTTVNKFLSLANKRLPVKRAAVQFLNNTWGTQKKQNAKRFKRRWMVRKMKTKK